The Sphingobacteriales bacterium sequence TTCGCTTGCTGATTAATCTACCTTAAATTTTAAAAACTGAAAGAATGAGTTGGTTTATTACTGCCATTAATTCCTCCATCGGGAAGAAGTTGATCATGTCATTTGCAGGTTTGTTTTTAATTGCCTTTTTACTGGTTCATCTGGGCATCAACCTGCTGGTATTGCTTGAAAATAACACATATTTCAATGTAGCTGCCCATTTCATGGCGACAAACTGGGTGATAAAAGTTTTTGAGGTAATCCTGTTTCTGGGTTTTCTGATTCACATCATTTACGCCCTTATTTTGCAGATACAAAACTGGATGGCTCGTCCGGTCAGATATAAGATTGAAAACCTGACCAGCCAGACTTCCTTCTTCTCAAAATACATGATACATACAGCCGTTATCATTTTGATTTTCCTTGTTTTACATTTGTTTGATTTTTATTTAAGGTCGAAATTGTTCGAAGAATTGCCTATTGATAAAATATCGGGAAAGCCCGACATGGCTGCATGGGTGGAAGCTGAATTCAAAGAAACAAGCGCTGTAATTATTTATGTGGTTTCCTTCTTATTCCTTGCATTTCATCTGAACCATGCCTTTCAGAGTGCTTTTCAGACATTGGGATTAAATCACAACAAGTGGACACCGGTGATCAAGTTTCTGGGACTTTTGTATTCCATTCTGGTACCGGCAGGTTTCGCTTTTATCTCTTTGTATATTTACTTTAGTTGAAAAAATAATTACTCAGAAATATGTCAAAACTTGATTCAAAGATTCCGGAAGGGTCAATAGAAAAAAAATGGAGTAATTTCAAAGCTCATCAAAATCTTGTCAATCCTGCCAATAAGCGGAAACTCGATATCATTGTTGTTGGGACAGGCCTTGCCGGAGCATCAGCCGCAGCCAGTCTGGGAGAGTTGGGATTCAATGTAAAGGTTTTTTGTTTTCAGGATAGTCCAAGGCGTGCACACAGTATTGCTGCACAGGGAGGCATTAATGCGGCTAAAAATTACCCCAATGAT is a genomic window containing:
- a CDS encoding succinate dehydrogenase cytochrome b subunit; its protein translation is MSWFITAINSSIGKKLIMSFAGLFLIAFLLVHLGINLLVLLENNTYFNVAAHFMATNWVIKVFEVILFLGFLIHIIYALILQIQNWMARPVRYKIENLTSQTSFFSKYMIHTAVIILIFLVLHLFDFYLRSKLFEELPIDKISGKPDMAAWVEAEFKETSAVIIYVVSFLFLAFHLNHAFQSAFQTLGLNHNKWTPVIKFLGLLYSILVPAGFAFISLYIYFS